A stretch of the Ascaphus truei isolate aAscTru1 chromosome 4, aAscTru1.hap1, whole genome shotgun sequence genome encodes the following:
- the NDUFAF4 gene encoding NADH dehydrogenase [ubiquinone] 1 alpha subcomplex assembly factor 4 isoform X1, producing the protein MGGKFTRVFRNFNLENRAHRVIGKEKPAAAPLHPPTEEALQAMRASNAEIQDKMNRKDNLLLSRLQEVYVASSDPPAQVTNEVVQSAKEECRRPQLTMKSGPFSSVDVENVPMGKISILEALTLLNNHKHSPDTWTAEKVASEYNLELKDSESLLQYFIPFDVKIIPPKDTKQITEE; encoded by the exons ATGGGGGGCAAGTTTACCCGCGTCTTCAGGAACTTTAACCTAGAAAACCGGGCTCACCGGGTCATCGGCAAAGAAAAGCCAGCAGCCGCGCCTCTGCACCCACCCACCGAGGAAGCTCTGCAAGCGATGAGAGCCA GTAATGCAGAGATTCAGGATAAAATGAACAGAAAAGATAATCTACTTCTGTCACGGCTGCAAGAAGTTTACGTTGCCTCATCTGATCCACCAGCTCAG GTAACAAATGAAGTTGTTCAATCTGCCAAGGAAGAGTGTAGACGTCCGCAACTGACCATGAAGAGTGGGCCCTTTTCTAGTGTAGATGTGGAGAATGTTCCTATGGGAAAGATCTCCATACTAGAGGCTCTGACACTCCTTAACAATCACAAGCATTCACCGGACACCTGGACTGCAGAGAAAGTAGCCAGCGAGTACAACCTAGAACTGAAGGATTCCGAGTCACTGCTACAATATTTTATCCCTTTTGATGTAAAAATCATTCCACCAAAGGACACAAAACAAATAACAGAAGAATAG
- the NDUFAF4 gene encoding NADH dehydrogenase [ubiquinone] 1 alpha subcomplex assembly factor 4 isoform X2 — translation MQRICFRKHLVLQENCMLGLGVFCIFFSGNAEIQDKMNRKDNLLLSRLQEVYVASSDPPAQVTNEVVQSAKEECRRPQLTMKSGPFSSVDVENVPMGKISILEALTLLNNHKHSPDTWTAEKVASEYNLELKDSESLLQYFIPFDVKIIPPKDTKQITEE, via the exons ATGCAACGTATTTGTTTCCGGAAACACTTGGTCCTGCAGGAAAATTGCATGCTGGGACTTGGAGtcttctgcatttttttttcag GTAATGCAGAGATTCAGGATAAAATGAACAGAAAAGATAATCTACTTCTGTCACGGCTGCAAGAAGTTTACGTTGCCTCATCTGATCCACCAGCTCAG GTAACAAATGAAGTTGTTCAATCTGCCAAGGAAGAGTGTAGACGTCCGCAACTGACCATGAAGAGTGGGCCCTTTTCTAGTGTAGATGTGGAGAATGTTCCTATGGGAAAGATCTCCATACTAGAGGCTCTGACACTCCTTAACAATCACAAGCATTCACCGGACACCTGGACTGCAGAGAAAGTAGCCAGCGAGTACAACCTAGAACTGAAGGATTCCGAGTCACTGCTACAATATTTTATCCCTTTTGATGTAAAAATCATTCCACCAAAGGACACAAAACAAATAACAGAAGAATAG